A stretch of the Malus domestica chromosome 08, GDT2T_hap1 genome encodes the following:
- the LOC103440593 gene encoding histone deacetylase 2 translates to MKNSVMPIWTESTRNLITPVVVLVITFAATVKLSQSLYRYSRRRERNRSETMSPASSSGNDADVRRSRVRSSKLYFDIPNSKVPLIYSSAYDISFLGIEKLHPFDSAKWGRICGFLLVDNVVDKNCIVEPREASKNDLLVVHSEAYLNSLKKSANVAMIIEVPPVAVFPNCLVQQKVLYPFLNQVGGTVLAAKLAKERGWAINIGGGFHHCSGEKGGGFCVYADISLCIHFAFEWLNISRVMIIDLDAHQGNGHETDFANDSRVYILDMYNPGIYPFDYEARRYIDQKVEVASGTTTNEYLRKLDEALEVAVRSFDPELIVYNAGTDILDGDPLGQLKVSPDGITNRDEKVFSFARNRNIPIVMLTSGGYMKSSARVIADSITNLSKKSLIDMGKNITIR, encoded by the exons ATGAAGAACTCAGTCATGCCGATTTGGACCGAGTCGACTCGGAATCTAATCACACCAGTCGTCGTTTTGGTCATCACATTCGCCGCCACCGTCAAACTCTCTCAGTCTCTCTACCGCTACAGCCGCCGCCGTGAGAGAAATCGGTCTGAAACGATGTCGCCCGCTTCCTCGTCTGGAAACGACGCCGACGTGCGGCGCAGCCGTGTTCGCTCCAGCAAGCTATACTTCGACATCCCAAACTCCAAG GTGCCGTTGATTTACTCGTCCGCGTATGATATTTCGTTTCTTGGCATCGAGAAACT GCACCCGTTTGATTCGGCTAAGTGGGGTCGCATATGTGGTTTTCTGTTGGTGGATAATGTTGTGGATAAAAATTGCATCGTCGAGCCTCGGGAAGCTTCAAAGAATGATCTCCTTGTG GTCCATTCAGAAGCATACTTGAATAGTCTAAAGAAAAGTGCAAATGTTGCTATGATAATTGAG GTACCTCCGGTGGCTGTATTCCCGAATTGCCTTGTGCAGCAGAAAGTTCTTTATCCATTTCTCAACCAG gtgGGGGGTACTGTCTTGGCTGCAAAGCTTGCAAAAGAGCGAGGATGGGCCATCAATATTGGGGGAGGGTTTCATCACTGCTCTGGGGAGAAAGGAGGTGGATTCTGTGTGTATGCAGATATTTCTCTTTGCATACACTTTGCCTTTGAGTGGTTAAATATATCAAG GGTGATGATTATTGATCTTGATGCACATCAAGGAAACGGCCATGAGACGGATTTTGCCAATGACA GTCGAGTCTATATACTGGATATGTACAACCCTGGAATATATCCATTT GATTATGAAGCAAGGAGGTACATTGATCAGAAGGTTGAAGTAGCG AGTGGAACGACAACAAATGAGTACTTGAGAAAATTAGATGAAGCGCTTGAG GTTGCTGTGCGTAGTTTTGATCCTGAGTTGATAGTCTACAATGCTGGAACTGATATTCTAGATGGAGATCCTCTAGGCCAGTTGAAG GTCAGTCCTGATGGGATAACTAATAGAGATGAGAAAGTGTTTAGTTTTGCTCGCAACAGAAACATTCCTATTGTCATGCTCACATCAG GTGGATACATGAAGTCTAGCGCCAGAGTTATAGCAGACTCGATAACCAATCTCTCGAAGAAAAGCCTGATAGATATGGGTAAAAACATCACTATTAGATGA